TCGCCGTCGAGCTGCACTACAGCGAATTGCTGGTGCCCGAGGAGGGCATGTACCAATTCGTCTACCCCACGGTAGTCGGGCCGCGCTATTCGACCATCCCCGAAGCCGGCGCCGACGATCATCATCAATGGCTGCGCAATCCCTTCCTGACCGGAGGCCAGGCGCCCACCAGCACCTTCGACATCCAGGTCTCCATCGCCGGTGGCCTGCCCATCCAGCAGGTGGCCTGCCCGTCGCACGCCACCGATGTGGCCTGGGCCGGCCCGTCCCAGGCGCACATCACCCTGGCGTCCGGTGAATCCCACGGCGGCAACCGGGACTTCATTCTGGACTACCGCCTCAGCGGCGACCGCATCCATTCCGGATTGCTGCTCTACGAAGGGGAGACGGAGAACTTCTTCATGCTCATGGTCCAGCCCCCCGTCCGCGTGGTGCCGGAGGCCATGCCGCCCAGGGAGTATATTTTCGTTCTGGACGTCTCCGGTTCCATGCACGGTTTCCCGCTGGACACGGCGAAATTGCTGATGAAGGACCTGCTGGACGGCCTGCGTCCCGAGGATCGCTTCAATGTGATCCTGTTCGCCGGTGCGGCGCAGCTTTTTGCCCCCCGCTCCATTGCGGCCGATTCGGGCCAGGTACAGGCTGCCGTCCAATTCATCGACAGCCGTCAAGGCGGCGGGGGCACCGAACTGGCCCGGGCGCTTGAGACCGGCCTGGCCCTGCCCCACGATGAGGGCATTGCCCGCACCATGGTTGTGGTCACCGACGGCTATATCGCCGCGGAAAAACCGGTGTTCGGCCTGATCGCCGATCAGGTGGGCAGCTGCAACCTATTTGCCTTCGGCATCGGCAGCAGTGTCAACCGTCATCTGATCGAGGGGCTGTCCCGTGCCGGCCAGGGTGAACCCTTCGTGGTCACCGAATCCCATGAAGCCGCGGCGGCTGCCGCCCGCTTCCGGCGTTATATCGAGGCGCCGCTGCTCACGGATATCAAAATCGATATCAACGGGTTCGACGCCTACGACGTGGAACCGCTGCGACAGGCCGACCTTTTTGCCCAGCGGCCCCTGATCGTCAGCGGCAAGTGGCGCGGGGCGCCCACAGGCACCATCGCCGTCAGGGGTGCCACCGGCTCAGGGCCGCATACGGAGGCGTTCGATGTCTCGGCTGCCGCGCCGTCGGACGACAACCGCGCACTACCCTTTCTGTGGGCCCGCCAGCGACTGGAGCGCCTCAGCGACGTTGCGTTGGAGGAAGACGACGAAGAAGAGATTCAAGCGCAGGTGACCCGCATCGGGCTGACCTACAAGATGCTTACGGCCCACACCAGCTTCGTCGCGGTCCACGAAAGAGCGGAAAACACCGCCGCGGCGGCCAGGGACGTGACGCAACCACTGCCACTGCCCCTGCATGTGTCCAACCTGGCCGTGGGTGCCCGCAACGTCCCCGAGCCGGCGCTGGGCCTTCTGATGGCGGCGGTGTTGCTGCCTGTGCTCTGGATCTTCTGGCGGCGTCGCAGATCTGCCGACCATCGCTGACGCAGCAATTACGATCAAGGCGCATACCATGGACATCACAACCAACACAAATCAAGTGGAGATGGCCGCCGTTCACGAACGCCTCAACCGTCTGCTGGCCGCAGCGGCGGCCGTCCTTATCATGCTGGTACTCAAGCGCCATTACAGTCTGGCCCTGGCCGAAGATCTGCTCTGGATTCTGGCCCCCACCGCCCGGCTGACCGCGTGGGCCGGCGGTGTGCAACCGGTGTGGGAAGCCGGTGTCGGGTACGTCGATTTCGGCCGGGGGATCGTCATCGCGCCGGCCTGCGCCGGGATCAATTTCATGATCATGGCCTTCGGACTGGCGGCTTTATTGGGGCTCGGACGGCTGCGACGCCTCGCCGGCCTGCTCGCCTGGCTGGTGTTTTCATTTGCCGCCGCCTATCTGGCCGCCCTGGGGGTCAACACCCTGCGCATCGTTCTCTCCACGGCGCTTTACCGGGCGGATATCTACTCGGCCTGGCTCACCCCGGATGCCCTGCACCGCGTTGCCGGCGTCTGGATCTATCTGGGCGGTCTGGGGTTGTTTTTTAAGGGACTGCAGCCCATAATGAACCGATTCGCAAACCGCTTCGAACCGGAATGCCGCTCTTTCGACGTTATCCGGTCCCCCTGGCTGCCCTTGGGGTGGTACTTACTCGGTGCCGTGGGAGTGCCGGCGGTTAATCGGCTCTTCAAAGCACCGCCGTCTGACTTCGGCATCCATTGTCTTATGGTGGTGGCGGCCGCCATGGTCCTGTGGGGCGGCGGTCTGCTGGTAAACGTTCACATTGCCCGGTACATTGCGACA
This window of the uncultured Desulfosarcina sp. genome carries:
- a CDS encoding VIT domain-containing protein, which translates into the protein MHKALIFQFMVLAAIWGGIQTAEAQTDGRHLSPYFFVESGGEGEEQFPLKSTAVEAVISGVVADVTVTQTYANTGTGPINARYVFPAGTRAAVHGMRMTVGEEIIEARIKAREEARKTFADAKAEGKRASLLEQQRPNVFSMDVANIMPGEAIAVELHYSELLVPEEGMYQFVYPTVVGPRYSTIPEAGADDHHQWLRNPFLTGGQAPTSTFDIQVSIAGGLPIQQVACPSHATDVAWAGPSQAHITLASGESHGGNRDFILDYRLSGDRIHSGLLLYEGETENFFMLMVQPPVRVVPEAMPPREYIFVLDVSGSMHGFPLDTAKLLMKDLLDGLRPEDRFNVILFAGAAQLFAPRSIAADSGQVQAAVQFIDSRQGGGGTELARALETGLALPHDEGIARTMVVVTDGYIAAEKPVFGLIADQVGSCNLFAFGIGSSVNRHLIEGLSRAGQGEPFVVTESHEAAAAAARFRRYIEAPLLTDIKIDINGFDAYDVEPLRQADLFAQRPLIVSGKWRGAPTGTIAVRGATGSGPHTEAFDVSAAAPSDDNRALPFLWARQRLERLSDVALEEDDEEEIQAQVTRIGLTYKMLTAHTSFVAVHERAENTAAAARDVTQPLPLPLHVSNLAVGARNVPEPALGLLMAAVLLPVLWIFWRRRRSADHR
- the xrtK gene encoding exosortase K, translated to MDITTNTNQVEMAAVHERLNRLLAAAAAVLIMLVLKRHYSLALAEDLLWILAPTARLTAWAGGVQPVWEAGVGYVDFGRGIVIAPACAGINFMIMAFGLAALLGLGRLRRLAGLLAWLVFSFAAAYLAALGVNTLRIVLSTALYRADIYSAWLTPDALHRVAGVWIYLGGLGLFFKGLQPIMNRFANRFEPECRSFDVIRSPWLPLGWYLLGAVGVPAVNRLFKAPPSDFGIHCLMVVAAAMVLWGGGLLVNVHIARYIATGMR